A stretch of the Oenococcus sp. UCMA 16435 genome encodes the following:
- a CDS encoding prephenate dehydrogenase, whose product MTTIFIKGLGLIGSSLIRAIREQYPDFKIIGSDTEKRTCSYALNHKLINQANIDLNGTEIADFIILTTPVTTIIRDLHRLADMPLKKNVIITDVGSSKQEVLKAASALQKRGVVFIGGHPMAGSHKTGIVAGRSDLFENAFYFLVKTKATNAECLKLQNLLQGSKPKWLLISAKEHDQLVGQISHLPHIIASALVNQTQKFFADSPLGMRMAAGGFKSITRIASSDPTMWSSILESNSKIIVQQIQQYIVELNNIKRAIENNDHAQIFSFFESAKNSRDKIGLKKVGQLPDFFDLFINISDQVGTIADIAQILAVNNINLVNIHILEIREDIDGILQLTFTYKKDRVQAEKILSQKHYAILRSN is encoded by the coding sequence GTGACAACCATATTTATCAAAGGCCTTGGTCTAATAGGAAGTTCTTTAATCAGGGCGATCCGCGAACAGTATCCGGATTTTAAAATTATTGGAAGCGACACAGAAAAAAGAACTTGTTCATATGCGCTTAATCATAAATTAATAAACCAAGCAAACATAGATTTGAATGGAACGGAAATTGCTGATTTCATCATTTTAACCACGCCAGTTACTACGATCATTAGAGATCTTCATCGACTAGCCGACATGCCATTAAAGAAAAATGTGATTATTACTGATGTCGGTAGCAGCAAGCAAGAAGTTTTAAAGGCCGCGAGTGCTTTACAAAAAAGAGGAGTAGTTTTTATTGGTGGACACCCTATGGCTGGTTCGCACAAAACAGGTATAGTGGCTGGGCGAAGTGATCTTTTTGAAAATGCTTTTTATTTTCTCGTGAAAACAAAAGCTACCAACGCTGAATGTCTAAAACTTCAAAATCTTCTTCAAGGAAGCAAACCAAAATGGTTGTTGATATCTGCCAAGGAACACGATCAACTGGTTGGACAAATTAGTCATTTGCCACATATTATCGCTTCTGCACTTGTTAATCAGACACAAAAGTTTTTTGCGGATTCTCCATTGGGAATGCGTATGGCTGCTGGAGGCTTTAAATCAATAACTCGAATTGCCTCATCAGATCCAACCATGTGGAGTTCAATCCTGGAATCCAACTCAAAAATTATTGTTCAACAAATTCAACAATATATCGTTGAATTGAATAATATTAAACGAGCTATTGAAAATAATGACCATGCTCAAATTTTTTCTTTCTTTGAGTCTGCAAAAAATAGTCGCGATAAAATCGGACTCAAAAAAGTTGGCCAACTGCCTGATTTCTTTGATCTTTTCATCAATATTTCCGATCAAGTTGGCACAATTGCAGATATTGCACAAATACTTGCCGTTAATAATATAAATCTTGTAAATATTCATATTTTGGAAATTAGAGAGGATATAGATGGAATCTTGCAACTTACTTTCACATATAAAAAAGATCGTGTTCAGGCTGAAAAAATATTATCTCAAAAACATTACGCCATATTAAGAAGCAATTGA
- the ribB gene encoding 3,4-dihydroxy-2-butanone-4-phosphate synthase: MNSSSVVKAVEALKKGKLIIVVDNSDRENEGDLLGLGAKMTPENMNFMVTKARGLVCAPITSALAKRLGLNPMVEKNTETNKTAFTISLDGTHEVGGITTGVSAYDRAATIKKLSDPDCKAEDFVHPGHMFPLIAKDGGVLERNGHTEAAVDLAKLSGVTAVGTIVEVLRPDGHMARRDYLSQMSVEYQLPLLTIDELSEFIRENGLDPIDLKSLNKQV; the protein is encoded by the coding sequence ATGAATTCATCATCAGTAGTAAAAGCAGTTGAAGCGTTGAAAAAAGGAAAATTAATTATCGTTGTTGATAATAGTGACCGTGAAAACGAAGGAGATCTATTGGGACTAGGGGCTAAAATGACTCCCGAAAATATGAATTTCATGGTGACCAAGGCCAGAGGGCTGGTATGCGCGCCAATAACTTCAGCACTTGCTAAGCGTTTAGGACTGAATCCGATGGTTGAAAAAAATACAGAGACCAATAAAACAGCTTTTACTATTTCACTTGATGGTACACACGAAGTAGGCGGAATTACAACTGGTGTTTCCGCTTATGACCGTGCAGCCACAATTAAGAAATTAAGCGATCCGGATTGTAAAGCCGAAGATTTTGTCCATCCTGGACATATGTTTCCTTTGATAGCTAAAGATGGTGGCGTTTTGGAACGCAATGGGCATACCGAAGCAGCAGTCGATTTGGCTAAATTGTCCGGAGTCACGGCAGTTGGAACAATTGTCGAAGTTTTACGACCTGACGGACATATGGCACGAAGAGATTATTTATCGCAAATGTCGGTTGAATATCAACTACCATTGCTAACAATCGATGAACTATCAGAATTCATTCGTGAAAATGGTTTAGATCCAATTGATTTGAAATCTTTAAATAAACAAGTCTAG
- a CDS encoding glucose 1-dehydrogenase encodes MSEKLKNKIAIITGAASGMGKAIAELFAREGAKIIAGDLNEDGVKLVVEKINQAGGKAVAVKANVANQADIDNLFDSAQNSFHGLDILVNNAGIMDSMEPVANVTDSEWERVFAVNTVSVVRASRAAVKLFLPKKYGVILNIASVGGTHGARAGAAYTASKHAVVGLTKNTAYMYEKEGIRCNAIAPGGINTNISSSMTNIDKFGMQRQQTGMATMSEPGSAEDIANAALFLVSDEAAYVNGAILPVNGAWTAY; translated from the coding sequence ATGAGTGAGAAATTAAAAAATAAAATTGCAATTATTACCGGTGCTGCTTCTGGTATGGGGAAGGCAATCGCTGAATTGTTTGCTCGTGAAGGAGCAAAAATAATTGCCGGTGATCTAAATGAAGATGGTGTTAAGTTAGTTGTAGAAAAAATTAATCAAGCAGGTGGGAAAGCCGTCGCAGTCAAAGCCAATGTCGCAAATCAGGCCGATATTGATAATTTATTCGACAGTGCTCAAAACAGTTTTCACGGTTTGGATATTCTAGTAAATAATGCTGGAATTATGGACAGTATGGAACCGGTTGCCAATGTTACAGATTCGGAATGGGAACGTGTTTTTGCAGTAAATACGGTTAGCGTTGTGCGTGCAAGTCGAGCCGCAGTTAAGCTTTTTTTACCAAAAAAATACGGAGTTATTTTGAACATCGCTTCAGTTGGTGGTACTCATGGAGCTCGAGCTGGCGCAGCTTATACGGCATCGAAACACGCCGTAGTCGGATTAACTAAAAATACAGCTTATATGTACGAAAAGGAAGGTATTCGTTGTAACGCGATTGCACCTGGAGGAATTAATACCAATATTTCTTCAAGTATGACAAATATTGATAAATTCGGTATGCAACGTCAACAAACTGGGATGGCAACAATGTCCGAGCCCGGATCAGCCGAAGATATCGCCAATGCAGCTTTGTTTTTGGTTTCCGACGAGGCAGCTTATGTGAACGGAGCCATTTTGCCTGTCAATGGTGCTTGGACTGCTTACTAA
- a CDS encoding ATP-binding cassette domain-containing protein, giving the protein MTSPIIELKNVSKKFRNRTVIHGLNLELNANQIYGFSGPNGAGKTLTFKLILGFVKATRGQVIVNGKVLRQDTLFAPGIGFAIQEYGLLADKSGSENLKLLSILSKIQTSVVPGILSYVGLDPIDDRQVREYSLGMKQRLLIAAALLRDDNILIFDEPTNALDENGQHFLVSLIRDLKSQGKTILISSHDAEFLKLVSDKIFKYSSEGNIIGEIVP; this is encoded by the coding sequence ATGACATCACCTATAATTGAATTAAAAAACGTAAGTAAAAAATTTCGAAATCGTACTGTTATTCACGGACTTAATTTAGAATTGAATGCCAATCAAATATATGGCTTTAGCGGTCCTAATGGTGCCGGAAAGACATTGACCTTTAAACTAATTCTTGGTTTTGTGAAAGCAACCCGGGGACAAGTCATTGTTAACGGCAAAGTGCTGCGCCAAGACACTTTATTTGCTCCCGGAATTGGTTTTGCTATTCAAGAATACGGATTACTAGCAGATAAAAGTGGAAGTGAAAATTTAAAACTGCTATCGATATTATCGAAAATACAAACCAGTGTTGTCCCAGGTATACTGTCTTATGTTGGCCTGGATCCAATTGATGACCGTCAGGTAAGAGAATATTCGTTAGGCATGAAGCAACGTCTCTTAATAGCTGCTGCATTGTTAAGAGATGATAATATATTAATTTTCGATGAACCGACTAACGCATTGGATGAAAACGGGCAGCATTTTCTAGTGAGTTTAATTCGTGATTTAAAAAGCCAAGGAAAAACTATTTTGATTTCCAGTCATGATGCCGAATTTTTAAAACTAGTTTCGGATAAAATATTTAAGTATAGCAGTGAAGGGAACATTATCGGAGAGATAGTTCCATGA
- a CDS encoding RidA family protein: protein MNKTIATDRAPQALGPYSQGVKSGKTLYCSGQIGIDPKKGTLVSSDVEPQAKQALENVKAIVTAAGLDVADIVKVTVFMVNINDFGKINEIYAAFFEGASLLPARSAVGVQALPASATVEIEALAVQH from the coding sequence ATGAACAAAACGATTGCAACTGATAGAGCACCACAAGCACTAGGCCCATATTCACAAGGAGTGAAAAGTGGAAAGACACTCTATTGCTCAGGCCAAATAGGAATAGATCCCAAAAAAGGAACTTTAGTCAGTTCAGATGTTGAACCACAGGCAAAACAAGCATTGGAAAATGTGAAAGCGATTGTCACTGCCGCCGGCTTAGATGTGGCTGATATTGTAAAGGTTACTGTCTTCATGGTAAACATTAATGACTTTGGGAAAATCAACGAAATATATGCAGCTTTTTTTGAAGGTGCATCACTATTACCTGCACGTTCAGCCGTTGGAGTACAAGCTCTTCCTGCTTCGGCTACAGTAGAAATTGAAGCTCTCGCGGTCCAACACTGA
- a CDS encoding alternansucrase, which translates to MLNKEKLFSRKRMYKSGKNWVVASALFATTLFFSSPINANAADPVTKQDPVTVDKDNNTQASLNAQDQTTVDKSKDDQTKTADTNTTNVTNNVQNSNSTTTTNSGQDQNKDSQTTNNDKDNSNQDPANNSAVITATNVENDDSFVNITGGTYKLQNGVWVYIDINGKMLTGLHTIDGDLQYFDQKTGAQAKGIFETVSGITYYFDKNTGNSINYAENQAGKIEGFDDKGQPLKNAFASDSNGTTYYFDANGQTVPYALSINNQIKGFDSQGQALKNGFANDISGNTYYFGAEGQVVVGLQKINGQTYYFDQQGHQRKNYATSISGQWYYFDSNTGAGKNSLQYQFELGLTSQNDSFTPHNAAKSYDENSFQNVDDYLTAETWYRPVDILKNGTTWTSSTNEDFRPLLMTWWPDKQTQADYLNFMQKQGLIKNTDKFSSSDSQLVLNKAAENVQVAIEEKISQQKDTDWLKSVLAVFVKQEANWNSSTEDVNYSGLQFQGGFLSYQNSDLTPNANSDWRLLNRALFDRNGENSYSGSDFLLANDIDNSNPIVQAEELNWLYYLMNFGSITTNDSDANFDGIRVDAVDNIDTDLLQIAADYFKEAYGVDKNDYLADQHLSILEDWSGADVDPLKTMGNPQLTMDNSLHNSLISALTGKPGSRWSLDSLISNALVNRQSDSSESGENPNYSFVRAHDSEVQSIIGQILTDKVGANSGNDFTWDQLSQALQFYYADQASTEKEYTQYNVPSAYSLLLTNKDTVPRVYYGDLFTDGGQYMATKSIYYDGIDALLKARTKYVAGGQSMSMDGNGVLTSVRFGDSAMTSADQGTSETRTKGLGVIVSNDPNLNINSGTVVLHMGAAHKNQAYRALILTTSNGIQTYLSDDNSPVVYTNENGDLIFTNQNINGQQYTLIKGYANAQVSGYLAVWVPVGAPADQNSTTVASNEESGDNSVFHSNAALDSNVIYEGFSNFQSMPTNKDEYTNAVIAKNADLFKSWGITSFEIAPQYRSSEDGTFLDSTVNNGYAFTDRYDLGFNTPTKYGTTNDLTSAIKSLHAQGIQVIADWVPDQIYNLPGQEAVTATRVDQNGDPMSGSQFKDLLYVANTIGGGDYQAKYGGAFLSELESKYPNLFTRKQESTGTTIDPSTKITSWEAKYFNGTNILGRGAYFVLKDWGSNKYFKIGQTSDVFLPLQLMNKTSQTGFVSDEKGIKYYSLSGYQAKNTFIEDGNGNWYYFDENGYMKQGSQDGMSALTTIPINGSTQDATYLILPNSVEMRNGFAQDVDGYTYYFDEVGQMVKDKYVFDGAGNVYHLGTDGKMSRGLNTMGQNLQYFSENGVQLKNADAYDQATGQWYAFDDGTGNGHKISGRDNVNYVTFDSTIKFNNAYAQIIDSNSNLYDAYIVQRDRNDGIYLNGPALSSDKTMSSDEQGQKFNGDKVTVLQTSITQRANGLIYTYVKVYDQKTKENFWIDVRALNTKDGSSSQQYATMYNRDLNSYQAIIKQNNRKDGIYNNGPALTNPLTLLSDGKVDNFNGDIVTVLETITTKRGSTEYTYTKVQDGSKTFWVDKRAIDPLAQVINVENASNQYAIIDGNTRNDGIYLNGPALTNSQTIKADNMSSSALYKGNVVQVLEIDTTERSNGNKYQYAKVQDGTAIYWIDVRSLDIEKYANFNYQNVSSYQAFVDQTSRTDGIYLNGPALTSTDTLKADGQAANYQSDIVTVDKIAVTKRANGKTYTYVYVHDGSHNYWIDERAIHRLDQIISTQSMTTNGNQYAIIDGTTRDDGIYLNGPAMTSIMTWNADYKNSKYNNHIVQILQITKTQRPNGNTYSYAQVQDGDITYWLDVRSLVYSTISSHDWNGYTATINETNRKDGIYLNGPAYTSKNTFYSDDQANKYNGHTVTVLQTAVTQRSNGISYKYAEVQDGSKTYWIDVRALKKQY; encoded by the coding sequence ATGCTTAATAAAGAGAAGCTTTTTTCAAGAAAAAGGATGTATAAGTCCGGGAAAAATTGGGTTGTCGCAAGTGCTTTATTTGCCACAACTTTATTTTTTTCCAGTCCAATCAATGCTAATGCTGCCGATCCAGTGACAAAACAGGATCCTGTAACTGTAGACAAAGATAACAATACACAGGCATCTTTGAATGCACAGGACCAAACAACTGTTGACAAAAGTAAAGATGATCAGACGAAAACGGCTGATACAAATACGACAAATGTTACCAATAATGTCCAAAACTCAAATTCAACAACCACCACAAATTCTGGTCAAGATCAAAATAAAGACAGTCAAACAACAAATAATGATAAAGACAATTCCAATCAAGATCCAGCGAATAATAGTGCAGTAATTACTGCTACCAACGTAGAAAATGATGATAGTTTCGTTAACATTACCGGCGGCACCTACAAATTACAAAATGGCGTTTGGGTTTATATCGATATCAATGGAAAAATGTTGACAGGTTTACATACGATCGATGGAGATCTTCAATATTTCGATCAGAAAACCGGGGCGCAAGCGAAGGGCATCTTTGAAACAGTTAGTGGGATAACTTATTATTTTGATAAAAATACTGGTAATTCTATCAATTATGCAGAAAACCAAGCAGGAAAAATAGAAGGCTTTGATGATAAAGGGCAGCCTTTGAAAAATGCTTTCGCCAGCGATAGCAATGGAACCACTTATTATTTCGATGCCAATGGCCAAACAGTTCCTTATGCATTGAGCATAAATAATCAGATTAAAGGTTTTGACAGTCAGGGGCAAGCTTTAAAAAATGGTTTTGCCAATGATATTTCTGGAAATACCTATTACTTTGGTGCTGAAGGGCAGGTTGTTGTTGGTCTGCAAAAAATCAATGGCCAAACTTATTACTTCGATCAGCAAGGACATCAACGAAAGAATTATGCGACATCAATTAGTGGACAATGGTATTATTTTGATTCAAATACCGGTGCTGGGAAAAATTCTTTACAATATCAATTTGAATTGGGTCTAACTTCTCAAAATGATTCATTTACTCCACATAATGCCGCAAAATCTTATGACGAAAATAGTTTTCAAAATGTAGATGACTATCTTACTGCTGAAACTTGGTATCGACCTGTAGATATTTTAAAAAACGGCACTACCTGGACATCCTCAACCAATGAGGATTTTCGTCCTCTTTTAATGACTTGGTGGCCGGATAAGCAAACTCAGGCTGATTATCTGAATTTTATGCAAAAACAGGGATTAATCAAAAACACTGACAAATTTTCTTCGAGTGATAGTCAACTTGTCTTGAATAAAGCAGCTGAAAATGTTCAAGTAGCAATTGAAGAAAAGATATCTCAACAAAAAGATACTGATTGGTTAAAATCTGTTCTTGCGGTTTTCGTTAAGCAGGAAGCTAATTGGAATAGTTCGACTGAAGACGTTAATTATAGTGGCCTTCAATTTCAGGGAGGATTTTTATCCTATCAGAATAGTGACTTAACCCCAAATGCGAACTCGGATTGGCGTCTATTGAATAGAGCACTTTTTGATAGAAATGGGGAAAACTCATATTCAGGTTCTGATTTTTTACTCGCAAATGACATTGATAATTCCAATCCGATTGTCCAGGCCGAGGAATTAAATTGGCTTTATTATTTAATGAATTTTGGTTCAATCACTACCAATGATTCAGATGCTAATTTTGATGGCATTCGTGTTGACGCAGTTGACAATATCGATACTGACTTGCTGCAAATTGCTGCCGATTATTTTAAAGAAGCATATGGTGTAGACAAAAATGATTATTTGGCCGATCAACATCTTTCTATATTAGAGGACTGGAGTGGGGCCGATGTCGATCCACTTAAAACAATGGGAAATCCACAATTAACAATGGACAATTCCCTGCACAATTCACTGATATCCGCCCTAACAGGAAAACCAGGATCTCGGTGGTCGCTTGATTCTTTAATTAGTAACGCATTAGTTAATCGTCAATCAGATTCGTCAGAAAGTGGTGAAAATCCTAATTATAGTTTTGTTCGTGCTCATGATAGCGAGGTACAAAGCATCATTGGCCAAATATTAACGGATAAAGTAGGCGCAAATTCCGGAAACGATTTCACCTGGGATCAATTGAGCCAAGCTTTGCAGTTTTATTATGCCGACCAGGCTTCGACAGAAAAAGAATATACACAATATAATGTTCCGAGCGCGTACTCACTGTTGCTAACAAATAAAGACACAGTTCCTCGGGTATATTATGGAGATCTTTTTACTGACGGTGGACAGTATATGGCGACTAAGTCAATATATTATGATGGCATCGATGCTTTATTAAAAGCAAGAACTAAATATGTTGCCGGCGGTCAGAGTATGTCTATGGATGGAAATGGAGTTTTAACAAGTGTACGTTTTGGCGACAGTGCAATGACATCTGCTGATCAAGGAACTTCTGAAACTCGTACCAAAGGTCTTGGTGTGATTGTTAGCAACGATCCTAATTTAAATATAAATTCAGGTACCGTCGTGTTACACATGGGTGCAGCCCATAAAAATCAAGCCTATCGAGCATTGATTCTCACCACTTCTAATGGAATTCAAACATATTTAAGTGATGACAATTCACCGGTTGTTTATACTAATGAAAACGGCGATTTAATTTTTACAAATCAGAATATAAATGGCCAGCAATATACCTTGATAAAGGGTTATGCCAACGCTCAGGTTTCTGGTTACTTGGCTGTTTGGGTACCAGTTGGCGCACCAGCCGATCAAAATTCAACGACCGTTGCTTCAAATGAGGAATCAGGCGATAACTCGGTTTTTCATTCAAATGCAGCGCTGGATTCAAACGTTATTTATGAGGGATTTTCTAATTTTCAGTCAATGCCCACAAATAAGGATGAATACACTAATGCAGTGATCGCTAAAAATGCTGATTTATTTAAGTCTTGGGGAATCACTAGTTTTGAAATAGCTCCCCAATATCGTTCTAGCGAAGATGGAACTTTTTTGGATTCAACAGTTAATAATGGATATGCATTTACCGATCGATATGATTTAGGTTTTAATACTCCAACGAAATATGGTACAACCAATGATTTAACAAGTGCTATTAAATCGTTACATGCCCAAGGGATTCAGGTCATAGCCGATTGGGTACCAGATCAAATTTATAACTTGCCAGGACAAGAAGCGGTAACTGCTACTCGTGTGGATCAAAACGGAGATCCAATGAGTGGCTCGCAATTCAAAGATTTATTATATGTTGCAAATACAATCGGAGGAGGGGATTACCAAGCTAAATATGGTGGTGCTTTCCTGTCAGAATTAGAAAGCAAGTATCCAAATCTGTTTACGCGCAAACAGGAATCAACCGGAACGACAATTGACCCAAGTACCAAAATTACGTCTTGGGAAGCGAAATATTTTAACGGTACAAACATCCTTGGGCGTGGTGCTTACTTTGTTTTAAAGGATTGGGGAAGCAATAAATATTTTAAAATTGGGCAAACCAGTGATGTTTTTTTGCCTTTGCAATTAATGAACAAAACTTCGCAAACGGGTTTCGTTTCTGATGAAAAAGGCATAAAGTATTATTCATTAAGTGGCTATCAAGCTAAAAATACTTTTATTGAAGACGGAAATGGTAATTGGTATTATTTTGACGAAAACGGTTATATGAAACAAGGTTCTCAAGATGGGATGAGTGCTTTAACGACAATTCCGATAAATGGCAGTACGCAGGACGCTACTTATTTAATTCTTCCGAATAGTGTTGAAATGAGAAACGGTTTTGCTCAGGATGTCGATGGTTATACTTATTATTTCGATGAAGTTGGTCAGATGGTTAAAGACAAATATGTCTTCGATGGAGCCGGCAATGTCTACCATCTCGGGACTGATGGAAAAATGTCAAGAGGCCTGAATACAATGGGCCAGAATTTACAATACTTTTCTGAAAATGGTGTTCAGTTAAAAAATGCGGATGCATACGATCAAGCAACCGGCCAATGGTATGCATTTGACGACGGAACCGGAAATGGGCACAAAATCAGTGGACGAGATAATGTTAATTATGTAACTTTCGATTCGACAATCAAATTCAATAATGCTTATGCTCAAATCATTGACTCGAACTCTAATTTGTACGACGCATATATTGTTCAAAGAGATAGAAATGACGGGATTTACCTAAACGGTCCTGCATTGTCATCTGATAAAACAATGAGCAGTGATGAACAAGGCCAGAAATTCAATGGCGACAAAGTTACTGTTTTACAGACATCAATCACTCAAAGAGCGAACGGATTAATTTATACCTATGTAAAGGTCTATGACCAAAAAACTAAAGAAAATTTTTGGATTGACGTAAGGGCATTAAACACAAAAGATGGATCAAGTTCACAACAGTATGCCACCATGTACAATCGCGATTTAAATTCTTATCAAGCAATTATCAAACAAAATAACAGAAAAGACGGTATTTATAATAACGGGCCAGCTTTAACGAACCCACTTACTTTGTTGTCGGACGGAAAAGTCGATAATTTTAACGGAGACATAGTCACAGTTTTGGAAACGATAACCACAAAAAGGGGGTCAACCGAATATACTTATACAAAAGTTCAGGATGGTTCTAAAACATTTTGGGTGGACAAAAGAGCTATAGATCCTCTTGCACAAGTTATTAATGTCGAGAACGCTAGCAATCAATACGCAATTATTGACGGCAATACAAGAAATGATGGTATATATCTAAATGGTCCGGCCTTGACCAACAGCCAGACAATTAAAGCTGATAATATGTCGTCAAGCGCTTTGTATAAAGGAAATGTGGTCCAAGTATTAGAAATTGATACAACGGAAAGATCAAATGGAAACAAGTATCAATATGCTAAGGTCCAAGACGGAACTGCAATTTATTGGATCGATGTTAGAAGTTTGGATATCGAAAAATATGCAAACTTCAATTATCAAAATGTGTCTTCATATCAGGCTTTCGTTGATCAAACAAGTCGAACTGACGGAATTTATTTAAATGGTCCAGCTTTGACTTCGACAGATACATTAAAAGCCGATGGACAAGCAGCGAATTATCAGAGCGATATAGTAACAGTCGATAAAATTGCTGTTACTAAAAGAGCTAATGGAAAAACTTATACTTACGTTTACGTCCATGATGGTAGCCATAATTATTGGATAGACGAAAGAGCAATTCATCGTTTGGACCAAATTATAAGTACTCAGTCGATGACCACAAATGGCAACCAATATGCGATTATAGACGGAACAACTCGTGATGATGGGATTTACCTAAATGGTCCTGCCATGACTAGTATTATGACTTGGAATGCAGATTATAAAAATTCCAAATATAATAATCACATTGTCCAAATTTTACAAATCACCAAAACCCAACGCCCAAACGGCAATACTTACAGTTACGCTCAAGTCCAGGACGGGGATATAACTTATTGGCTCGATGTTCGTTCGTTAGTTTATTCGACTATTTCTTCTCACGATTGGAATGGCTATACGGCTACGATTAACGAAACAAACAGAAAAGATGGAATTTATCTGAATGGTCCGGCATATACAAGCAAAAATACTTTCTATTCGGATGACCAAGCTAATAAATATAATGGACATACGGTCACTGTTTTGCAAACTGCCGTAACACAACGCTCAAACGGTATTAGTTACAAGTATGCCGAAGTTCAGGATGGTTCAAAAACATACTGGATTGATGTGAGAGCTTTAAAAAAACAGTATTAA
- a CDS encoding ABC transporter ATP-binding protein translates to MMNILSFQNVFLIKEDRQILNDISWTVKEKENWAILGLNGAGKTTLLKMIYGDIWPTKGKLEVLGKIFGHTNIPVLKRRIGWVSIALQDQFHSSDLVEEIVLSGKFASIGLYESYSEDEVQEAKAEITRLGGTKLIGKPYCILSQGERQLVLIARALMAKPELLILDEPCNGLDLFAREVLLEKISKIAHSPSRPSLLFVSHYTEELLPCFGNVLLLKGGSIYASGRREKILSEKILTSFYEKPIKMIINNKKRILIYPRNKI, encoded by the coding sequence ATAATGAATATCTTGTCTTTCCAAAATGTCTTTTTGATAAAAGAAGACAGACAAATCTTGAACGATATCAGTTGGACCGTTAAAGAAAAAGAAAATTGGGCGATTCTAGGCTTAAATGGTGCTGGAAAAACAACATTGCTAAAGATGATTTATGGTGACATTTGGCCCACAAAAGGAAAACTAGAAGTACTTGGAAAAATTTTTGGGCATACAAACATTCCTGTTTTGAAGCGGAGAATTGGCTGGGTAAGTATCGCTCTGCAGGATCAGTTCCACTCAAGTGATTTGGTAGAAGAAATCGTTCTTTCAGGTAAGTTCGCGAGCATTGGATTGTATGAAAGTTATTCTGAAGATGAGGTGCAGGAAGCCAAGGCTGAAATTACAAGATTAGGTGGAACTAAATTAATTGGTAAACCATATTGTATATTATCTCAAGGAGAGCGCCAACTCGTTTTAATAGCGCGTGCACTGATGGCCAAACCGGAACTATTGATTTTAGATGAGCCTTGTAATGGCTTGGACCTTTTTGCAAGAGAAGTACTGCTTGAAAAGATCTCAAAAATCGCCCATTCTCCTAGCAGACCGTCTTTACTGTTTGTTTCTCACTATACCGAAGAGCTGCTTCCATGTTTTGGCAACGTATTGCTTTTAAAGGGTGGAAGCATCTATGCCAGTGGTAGAAGAGAAAAAATTTTAAGTGAGAAGATTCTAACCAGTTTTTATGAAAAACCTATCAAAATGATCATAAACAATAAAAAGCGAATCCTGATATACCCCCGGAATAAAATATAA